The following coding sequences lie in one Paramormyrops kingsleyae isolate MSU_618 chromosome 15, PKINGS_0.4, whole genome shotgun sequence genomic window:
- the alg6 gene encoding dolichyl pyrophosphate Man9GlcNAc2 alpha-1,3-glucosyltransferase translates to METWAIVSICVLLGLTTRWTVSLNSYSGASKPPMFGDYEAQRHWQEVTYNIPVHQWYFNTTDNDLNYWGLDYPPLTAYHSLLCAHVANLINPDWVKLHSSRGFESPAHKLFMRATVIVADILIYIPAVVIYCLYLTEGSAKRKASTLLCVLLYPGLILIDNGHFQYNSISLGLALWGVLGLGLGWDLLGSLAFTLALNYKQMELYHALPFFCYLLGKCVRQGVTGRGLTALVKIAVTVLLSFALCWSPFLSDPQQAVQVARRLFPVGRGLFEDKVANTWCSLNVLIKIKTLLSPETQIYLSLAATLLAVSPSSVKLLTKPTFWQFRLALVNSSLAFFLFSYQVHEKSILLAALPVCLLMNELPLVSVWFLQASTFSMLPLLLKDGLFLPYIVTSLGFLFFGLHLLSLLDRGTADDLRLGPLCGRLGACLPGLTFSSLVRWGFASSVLAIAALTFASAVLAAPARFPDLFPVLVSTLTYAHFLGAFVYFSIVQLVDVPRRSSKKKAN, encoded by the exons GTAAACCACCGATGTTTGGGGACTATGAGGCTCAGAGACACTGGCAGGAAGTTACGTACAATATCCCCGTTCATCAATG GTACTTCAACACCACGGATAACGACCTGAACTACTGGGGTCTGGATTACCCCCCGCTAACAGCCTACCACAGCCTGCTGTGTGCACACGT AGCCAACCTGATAAACCCAGACTGGGTCAAGCTGCACTCGTCCCGAGGCTTTGAGAGCCCAGCCCACAAGCTGTTCATGAGAGCAACAG TGATTGTGGCTGATATCTTAATATATATTCCTGCGGTTGTCATCTATTGCTTATATCTCACTGAAGGATCAGCAAAAAGAAAG GCTTCAACGCTGCTCTGTGTCTTACTCTACCCAGGCCTCATCTTGATTGACAACGGGCACTTTCA ATATAACAGCATAAGCTTGGGCCTGGCCCTTTGGGGCGTGTTGGGCCTGGGGCTGGGATGGGACCTCCTGGGCTCCCTGGCCTTCACACTGGCCCTCAACTACAAGCAGATGGAGCTCTACCACGCCCTGCCCTTCTTCTGTTACCTGCTGGGGAAGTGTGTCAGGCAGGGCGTCACTGGAAGGGG CCTGACCGCATTGGTGAAGATCGCGGTGACGGTGCTGCTGTCCTTTGCTCTCTGCTGGTCGCCCTTCCTCTCCGACCCACAGCAGGCCGTCCAGGTGGCGCGCCGCCTCTTCCCTGTTGGCCGCGGGCTTTTCGAG GACAAAGTGGCGAACACGTGGTGCAGCTTGAACGTGTTAATTAAGATAAAGACTCTCCTGTCCCCTGAGACACAGATATACCTCAG CTTGGCTGCCACCCTCCTAGCTgtgtccccctcctctgtgaaGCTGCTCACCAAACCCACCTTTTGGCAGTTCAGACTTGCCCTG GTGAACTCCTCCCTGGCCTTCTTCCTCTTCTCTTACCAAGTTCATGAGAAGTCCATCCTCCTGGCGGCCTT GCCTGTGTGTCTCCTGATGAACGAACTGCCTCTGGTGTCAGTGTGGTTTTTACAAGCCTCTACTTTCAG catgctcccgCTCCTCCTCAAAGATGGCCTCTTCTTGCCGTACATCGTCACCTCCCTGGGTTTCCTGTTCTTCGGCCTGCacctcctctctctgctggaccgCGGCACCGCGGATGACCTGAGGCTGGGCCCGCTCTGTGGGCGCCTTGGGGCTTGCCTCCCGGGGTTGACCTTCTCCTCGCTCGTCAGATGGGGA TTCGCCTCCTCCGTCCTTGCCATAGCTGCCCTGACCTTCGCCAGCGCGGTGCTGGCCGCGCCGGCCCGCTTTCCGGACCTGTTCCCCGTGCTGGTCTCCACGCTGACCTATGCCCACTTCCTAGGGGCATTCGTGTACTTCAGCATTGTACAGCTGGTGGATGTACCGCGAAGGAGCAGCAAGAAGAAAGCAAACTGA